Proteins from a genomic interval of Halostella salina:
- the fdhF gene encoding formate dehydrogenase subunit alpha, which translates to MAGAKEQALENVENVAEGVAAETLPEGKLFEIAQSIGDKRLEELNVADTTCGYCAVGCRFDLYSDGEEILAARPTDEEDAPVNGISTCVKGKFGYDFVNSDDRLTSPLVRDEAGEFREATWDEALSRVVEGLGGIKEEHGGDALSVIASSKATNEENYLMGKFARQVLGTNSVDNCNRLCHSSTVAGLAQTYGYGAASISTEDLELADCILLTGSNTTEAHPVLATRIKQNVRDGADLLVFDPREVQIAEYATQYSQVNPGYDAVWINAVTRHIVNNDLHDEAFVEERTTGFEDVKESVQEFTPERVKEVTGIPHEEIVSAAETIAEADRCVFGWTLGLTEHSHGTENVLAMANLAAVTGNLGKPGTGVSPFRGQNNVQGGGGDMGPLPDNFPGYQDIADDEIRAKFEDAWDCDISSEYGYYTTQMFLAADDDDLRGMYIIGENAALSEPGVNHAEAVLEDLDFLVVQDLFVNETAQYADVVLPACSFVEKTGTFTNTDRTVQKVNQVMEPKGDSRPDWKILQDLANRMGRGWDYDSTAEIMDEVNSLTPLYGGVSHERVEEEGGLQWPCWDMDHPGTERLYTEEFNTDDGKAHLQGVGYSEPAETPDEEYPFTLTTGRVLYQYHTGTMTHREEGIMQYTPSDFVEIHPDTAVNHGIESGDMVRIASRRGEITVPAQVTDRVGPDNVFVPIHFAESAVNRLTDEEHLDPAAATPEFKVSAVRIAPAEGESEPVGATDAGAGTGDD; encoded by the coding sequence ATGGCGGGGGCGAAGGAGCAGGCCCTTGAGAACGTCGAGAACGTCGCCGAGGGCGTCGCCGCCGAGACGTTGCCGGAGGGCAAACTGTTCGAGATCGCCCAGTCCATCGGCGACAAGCGCCTGGAGGAGCTGAACGTCGCGGACACGACGTGTGGCTACTGCGCGGTCGGCTGTCGCTTCGACCTGTACTCCGACGGCGAGGAGATACTCGCCGCGCGGCCGACCGACGAGGAGGACGCGCCGGTCAACGGCATCTCGACGTGCGTGAAGGGGAAGTTCGGCTACGACTTCGTCAACTCCGACGACCGGCTCACGTCGCCGCTCGTCCGCGACGAGGCGGGCGAGTTCCGCGAGGCGACGTGGGACGAGGCGCTTTCGCGCGTCGTCGAGGGCCTCGGCGGGATCAAGGAGGAACACGGGGGCGACGCGCTGTCCGTGATCGCCTCCTCGAAGGCGACAAACGAGGAGAACTACCTGATGGGCAAGTTCGCCCGGCAGGTGCTCGGCACCAACAGCGTCGACAACTGCAACCGGCTCTGTCACTCCTCGACGGTCGCCGGGCTGGCCCAGACGTACGGCTACGGCGCGGCGTCGATCAGCACGGAGGACCTCGAACTCGCCGACTGCATCCTCCTGACGGGGTCGAACACCACGGAGGCCCACCCGGTGCTGGCGACCCGGATCAAGCAGAACGTCCGGGACGGCGCGGACCTGCTCGTCTTCGACCCGCGGGAGGTCCAGATCGCCGAGTACGCCACCCAGTACAGCCAGGTCAACCCCGGCTACGACGCCGTCTGGATCAACGCCGTCACCCGGCACATCGTCAACAACGACCTCCACGACGAGGCGTTCGTCGAGGAACGCACGACCGGCTTCGAGGACGTGAAGGAGTCGGTCCAGGAGTTCACGCCCGAGCGCGTCAAGGAGGTCACCGGCATCCCGCACGAGGAGATCGTCTCGGCCGCCGAGACGATCGCCGAGGCCGACCGCTGCGTGTTCGGGTGGACGCTCGGCCTCACCGAGCACTCCCACGGCACCGAGAACGTGCTGGCGATGGCGAACCTCGCGGCGGTCACCGGCAACCTCGGCAAGCCCGGGACCGGCGTCTCGCCGTTCCGCGGGCAGAACAACGTCCAGGGCGGCGGCGGCGACATGGGGCCGCTCCCGGACAACTTCCCCGGCTATCAGGACATCGCCGACGACGAGATCCGCGCGAAGTTCGAGGACGCGTGGGACTGCGACATCTCGTCGGAGTACGGCTACTACACGACCCAGATGTTCCTCGCCGCGGACGACGACGACCTCCGGGGGATGTACATCATCGGCGAGAACGCCGCGCTGTCCGAACCCGGCGTCAACCACGCCGAGGCGGTGCTGGAGGACCTTGACTTCCTCGTCGTGCAGGACCTCTTCGTCAACGAGACCGCACAGTACGCCGACGTGGTGCTCCCGGCCTGCTCGTTCGTCGAGAAGACCGGGACGTTCACCAACACCGACCGCACCGTCCAGAAGGTCAACCAGGTGATGGAGCCGAAGGGCGACTCGCGCCCGGACTGGAAGATCCTGCAGGACCTCGCGAACCGGATGGGTCGGGGCTGGGACTACGACTCCACCGCCGAGATCATGGACGAGGTGAACTCGCTGACGCCGCTGTACGGCGGCGTCTCCCACGAGCGCGTGGAGGAAGAGGGCGGCCTCCAGTGGCCCTGCTGGGACATGGACCATCCCGGCACCGAGCGGCTGTACACGGAGGAGTTCAACACCGACGACGGGAAGGCTCACCTGCAGGGCGTCGGCTACAGCGAACCGGCCGAGACGCCCGACGAGGAGTACCCCTTCACCCTGACGACCGGGCGGGTGCTGTACCAGTACCACACGGGAACGATGACCCACCGCGAGGAGGGGATCATGCAGTACACGCCGAGCGACTTCGTGGAGATCCACCCGGACACCGCCGTCAACCACGGGATCGAGAGCGGCGACATGGTGCGGATCGCCTCGCGCCGCGGCGAGATCACCGTCCCGGCGCAGGTCACCGACCGCGTCGGCCCGGACAACGTGTTCGTCCCGATCCACTTCGCGGAGAGCGCGGTGAACCGCCTGACCGACGAGGAGCATCTCGACCCGGCCGCGGCGACGCCCGAATTCAAGGTGTCGGCCGTCCGGATCGCGCCCGCCGAGGGCGAGTCCGAGCCGGTCGGTGCGACCGACGCCGGAGCGGGAACGGGGGACGACTGA
- a CDS encoding DUF1641 domain-containing protein, translating to MANPSNSYPETATKGGREDKGSAEGEAALRAALAEHGEELAGVVETTDELDDLLTTAILVIASADDEEVQHITDSTANLVRAADGLSTDEAADLAEDLGEDADDLSLTLDTVLELQRAGHLDDLVRLATAFSESLSPEEVEELATTLEENGNDLVGALDVVLKLQREDQLDDLVNLAQAFSALDVDDDTVTGLNNVLAAVGEAERESEPVGIFGFLKQLRTKDARAGLGYLVSLLKAQGRRERE from the coding sequence ATGGCGAACCCGAGCAACTCCTATCCGGAGACCGCGACGAAGGGCGGCCGGGAGGACAAGGGAAGCGCCGAGGGCGAGGCCGCGCTCCGCGCGGCGCTGGCCGAACACGGTGAGGAACTCGCAGGCGTCGTCGAGACGACGGACGAGCTGGACGACCTCCTCACGACTGCGATACTGGTGATCGCGAGCGCCGACGACGAGGAGGTCCAGCACATCACCGACTCGACCGCCAACCTGGTCCGGGCCGCGGACGGCCTGTCGACCGACGAAGCGGCCGACCTGGCCGAGGACCTCGGCGAGGACGCCGACGACCTGTCGCTGACGCTCGACACGGTGCTGGAACTCCAGCGGGCGGGCCACCTCGACGACCTCGTCCGGCTTGCGACTGCGTTTTCGGAGTCGCTGTCGCCCGAGGAGGTCGAGGAGCTGGCGACCACGCTTGAGGAGAACGGCAACGACCTCGTCGGCGCACTCGACGTGGTACTGAAGCTGCAGCGCGAGGACCAGCTCGACGACCTCGTGAACCTGGCACAGGCGTTCTCGGCGCTGGACGTCGACGACGACACCGTCACGGGGCTGAACAACGTCCTCGCCGCCGTCGGGGAGGCCGAGCGCGAGTCCGAGCCGGTCGGGATCTTCGGCTTCCTCAAGCAGCTCCGGACGAAGGACGCCCGGGCCGGCCTCGGCTACCTCGTCTCGCTCCTGAAAGCACAGGGCCGGCGGGAGCGTGAGTAG
- a CDS encoding molybdopterin oxidoreductase family protein → MTDPTPSPGTVCPRCAVGCHLERADDGSRAKGRTGPANPEGRLCPDGIAAFEPRDDRLTRPRIRRDGEAVAVDWDTAIDRVVAEFKAIVDEHGPDALAFLGAPHCTNEENYLLGKLARTLGTNNVDNRARLCHDSTARTLSDRLGYPATTNGLDDLGDADVIVVAGANPAERQPVAFNSFVRPAVADGTTLVHVDPVGNRTTRLADHHLAPKPGTDATVFDLLCAAVVDAGGVDRAFVAERTRNDTAFTAALQSFDRDAALAATGVDADTLDRVAAEVASADRVAAMVGTGVEGGDGDAPASLLNLLTATGNLGRRGTGVHVLRGLVNEQGATDAGCVPDRLPGHQPVTDPDARGRVAESWGVEPPADPGLTATELLGAFGDGVRGALVVGENPAVSKREADWVRGRLDALDLLVVLDIAPTETTAHADVVLPAAAGVEKEGTVTNLDRHVQRLRPTAAPPGAARPDVAVLRELGGRLVGDGQFDHGTVGEVFDELTRVAPTHAGVIYDDIGESPRRWPVDRDGVLYRDRFDTGDGLTGFAPPGRIPETDREPGLTLVTGGRASDIEAPRPDEERTLRIHPDDAGDRGIEPGARAVVSDGDTIIEATATVDDGVREGTVYVHAADADPFLRCGTSTVTVEPATSATESAE, encoded by the coding sequence GTGACTGACCCCACGCCGTCGCCCGGAACGGTCTGCCCGCGCTGTGCCGTCGGCTGTCACCTCGAACGTGCGGACGACGGCAGTCGGGCGAAGGGACGAACCGGCCCGGCGAACCCCGAGGGCCGCCTCTGTCCGGACGGTATCGCCGCCTTCGAACCCCGAGACGACCGGCTCACGCGCCCCCGAATCCGTCGGGACGGCGAGGCCGTCGCCGTCGACTGGGACACAGCTATCGACCGCGTCGTCGCGGAGTTCAAGGCCATCGTCGACGAGCACGGCCCCGACGCGCTGGCGTTTCTCGGCGCGCCCCACTGTACGAACGAGGAGAACTACCTCCTCGGCAAGCTGGCACGCACGCTCGGCACGAACAACGTCGACAACCGCGCCCGGCTCTGCCACGACTCGACCGCACGCACGCTGTCCGACCGCCTCGGCTATCCGGCGACCACGAACGGGCTGGACGACCTGGGAGACGCGGACGTCATCGTCGTCGCGGGCGCGAACCCGGCCGAGCGCCAGCCGGTGGCGTTCAACTCCTTCGTCCGGCCGGCGGTCGCCGACGGGACGACGCTCGTCCACGTCGACCCGGTCGGCAACCGGACGACGCGGCTCGCCGACCACCACCTCGCCCCGAAACCCGGCACCGACGCGACGGTGTTCGACCTGCTGTGTGCGGCCGTCGTCGACGCCGGCGGCGTCGACCGGGCGTTCGTCGCCGAACGCACTCGGAACGACACGGCGTTCACGGCGGCGCTACAGTCGTTCGACCGCGACGCGGCGCTGGCCGCCACCGGAGTCGACGCCGACACGCTCGACCGCGTCGCGGCCGAGGTTGCGTCGGCCGACCGGGTGGCCGCGATGGTCGGCACCGGCGTCGAGGGCGGCGACGGCGACGCGCCGGCGTCGCTGCTCAACCTGCTGACGGCGACGGGTAACCTCGGCCGCCGCGGGACCGGGGTCCACGTGCTCCGCGGGCTGGTCAACGAGCAGGGCGCAACCGACGCCGGGTGCGTCCCGGACCGGCTCCCCGGACACCAGCCGGTTACCGACCCCGACGCCCGCGGCCGGGTCGCTGAGTCGTGGGGCGTCGAACCGCCTGCGGACCCCGGGCTGACGGCGACGGAACTGCTCGGCGCGTTCGGCGACGGCGTCCGCGGCGCGCTCGTCGTCGGGGAGAACCCGGCCGTCTCGAAGCGCGAGGCCGACTGGGTGCGCGGGCGGCTGGACGCACTGGACCTCCTCGTCGTTCTCGACATCGCCCCCACCGAGACCACGGCACACGCCGACGTCGTCCTCCCGGCGGCGGCGGGCGTCGAGAAGGAGGGGACCGTCACCAACCTCGACAGACACGTGCAGCGGCTCCGCCCGACGGCCGCGCCGCCGGGAGCGGCACGGCCCGACGTGGCGGTCCTCCGAGAGCTCGGGGGCCGGCTGGTCGGCGACGGCCAGTTCGACCACGGGACGGTCGGCGAGGTGTTCGACGAACTGACTCGCGTCGCGCCGACACACGCCGGCGTCATCTACGACGATATCGGCGAGTCCCCGCGACGCTGGCCGGTCGACCGCGACGGCGTGCTGTACCGCGACCGGTTCGACACCGGCGACGGCCTCACTGGCTTTGCCCCGCCGGGCCGGATCCCGGAGACGGACCGGGAACCCGGACTCACCCTCGTAACGGGCGGCCGAGCGAGCGATATCGAGGCACCGCGGCCTGACGAGGAGCGAACGCTGCGGATCCATCCCGACGACGCCGGCGACCGGGGAATCGAACCGGGAGCCAGAGCCGTCGTCTCGGACGGCGACACGATCATCGAGGCGACGGCCACCGTCGACGACGGGGTTCGCGAGGGCACGGTGTACGTCCACGCGGCCGACGCCGACCCGTTCCTCCGGTGTGGCACGTCGACGGTCACTGTCGAACCCGCCACGTCTGCGACGGAATCAGCCGAGTAA
- a CDS encoding tyrosine-type recombinase/integrase codes for MSTAGPTPEEVDDPVAYFLQDVAYHGKSDRTRDAYERVLRRFERFLADADRNPAGTETTLAGATHRDCMAWVHEIRGDVAESTVATYASYLHRFYAYMTQVGAFDANPMTLVVEEMDETIDTDPARRDVPLPDMRRFVADITHPLERAVVVTLLKTGMRVGELCNFDRRDLHLSSVPLDDEAAAVRPQIAERPDSIYVAAEPARGAVVNGEERTASNKRKRATVVPVDDELRRVLGRWLAIRPDTPSQANPLFTSTSGDWGQRLTPDMVHHAVETHARDRGWYRTGGGAAVNVTPHYFRHFFTTHLRDRTGDRGVVKYLRGDVAQDVIDTYTHNWGDRVRETYESNVYQLLADDA; via the coding sequence ATGAGCACGGCTGGCCCCACACCCGAGGAGGTCGACGATCCGGTGGCGTACTTCCTCCAGGACGTCGCCTACCACGGGAAAAGCGACCGGACGCGGGACGCCTACGAGCGCGTGCTGCGGCGGTTCGAGCGGTTCCTCGCCGACGCCGACCGCAACCCTGCCGGCACCGAGACGACGCTGGCCGGGGCGACACACCGGGACTGCATGGCCTGGGTCCACGAGATCCGCGGCGACGTCGCCGAGAGCACCGTGGCGACGTACGCCTCCTACCTCCATCGGTTCTACGCCTACATGACCCAGGTCGGGGCGTTCGACGCCAACCCGATGACCCTGGTCGTCGAGGAGATGGACGAGACGATAGACACCGACCCCGCACGGCGGGACGTGCCGCTCCCCGACATGCGTCGGTTCGTCGCGGACATCACGCATCCGCTGGAGCGTGCGGTCGTCGTGACGCTGCTGAAAACCGGGATGCGCGTCGGCGAACTCTGCAACTTCGACCGGCGGGATCTGCATCTCTCCTCCGTGCCGCTCGACGACGAAGCGGCCGCTGTCCGACCGCAGATCGCAGAACGTCCGGATTCGATCTACGTCGCCGCCGAACCGGCCCGCGGGGCGGTCGTCAACGGTGAGGAACGCACCGCCTCGAACAAGCGCAAGCGGGCGACGGTGGTCCCGGTCGACGACGAACTGCGTCGGGTGCTCGGTCGCTGGCTGGCGATCCGTCCCGATACGCCGTCGCAGGCGAACCCGCTGTTCACCAGCACCAGCGGCGACTGGGGTCAGCGACTGACGCCGGACATGGTCCACCACGCCGTCGAAACTCACGCCCGGGACCGCGGCTGGTACCGGACGGGTGGCGGCGCGGCGGTAAACGTCACGCCGCATTACTTCCGGCACTTCTTCACGACGCATCTCCGGGACCGGACCGGCGACCGTGGGGTGGTCAAGTACCTGCGCGGCGACGTGGCCCAGGACGTGATCGACACGTACACCCACAACTGGGGCGATAGAGTCCGCGAGACGTACGAATCGAACGTGTACCAGTTGCTGGCGGACGACGCCTGA
- a CDS encoding DUF5805 domain-containing protein encodes MAAEGDETERTVVKTYVPRHQKEQWTDHADDLDMSQSEFVRTMVQAGRRGFDPDDTPSNGDEPASEEPGSPGSNPRGSALEDRILSVLDSGAYRDWDELVEALTGDIESRLEDALQDLQSADEVRYSGRHGGYTKVDG; translated from the coding sequence ATGGCTGCCGAGGGAGACGAGACGGAGCGAACCGTGGTGAAGACCTACGTCCCGCGACACCAGAAAGAGCAGTGGACCGACCACGCGGACGACCTCGACATGAGCCAGAGCGAGTTCGTCCGGACGATGGTTCAGGCCGGCCGCCGCGGCTTCGACCCCGACGACACGCCGTCGAACGGCGACGAGCCCGCCTCCGAGGAACCCGGTTCTCCGGGGTCGAACCCCAGGGGTAGCGCCCTCGAAGACCGGATCCTCTCGGTGCTCGATTCGGGGGCATATCGCGACTGGGACGAGCTTGTTGAGGCGCTCACCGGCGACATCGAGAGTCGGCTGGAAGATGCACTGCAAGATCTCCAGTCGGCGGACGAGGTCCGGTACAGCGGTCGCCACGGCGGGTACACGAAGGTGGACGGATGA
- a CDS encoding midas domain-containing protein: MSSQVDTDEEIAVAADGVTVRKAFEADEFPVPAIRFAVASDRDTPVTVRLSEDIPEEFPMDGVGFHPNFEDENWTAYEDHRVEFERTLEPGEEIVTVYGIRVDSADEVEPFLTEPTIADVRSADGAADGTADIDEITDEESDQAVKNMIAGEDDSVPGLDDTDAEAADDEADADDGDDSGGLDLDLGDVDTDPDPDTGDEADATEADDGDDEPEIDLGFGDEEIPDEESDPDVADDSPEIDLALGDESEDEDDAVTVGAEDEPEAADDDAEESIDLDLEAAAEEVDIGDSDDDATESDATTAADEPETPAVEDESDEVEAETADSDEPVAADAAEAETDDATDAAEADTAETVAADAAEADAAETTDADADDAFAAEADDDVDEDEADEPAADESEPATEAEPVAAEPAEATDDEPAESAVDAEPVEPAAEADATAAAAETDEPESETAETDEPESEADVPADDGTDTEPAVEEPAEADEPETEPATEADADEPAADVSDADEAVADDSAPEEPVAEADASVEDADEDADEETADNVAVTADADAEPTDDATADATAAAAEGGVAAALATELREGRVSEDDKAVLREELDAELSSADAARIDHLRSQVDDLAAYTDALEEFLDEEGTGEEIIDGFQEQVEEMRTELDDLAATADDNAAELDELGGSLAETNDRVDAVDDRVGEVRSDVEAAIDDARDDLQSEIEAAREDLRSEVADAREEVESEIDETRDDLESEVADVREEIDEARSDLQSDVDDVADRVEETEMQVEALETAVDGVVDNVQVVEAELDALDDTVADVDDDLSAVEDEVEGVSADVSELDEELADLRETVEEIQAWRDQLGEMFSG, translated from the coding sequence ATGAGTAGCCAGGTCGACACGGACGAAGAGATAGCGGTCGCCGCCGACGGCGTGACCGTCCGCAAGGCGTTCGAGGCGGACGAGTTCCCGGTTCCCGCGATCCGGTTTGCCGTCGCATCCGACCGTGACACCCCGGTCACAGTTCGTCTCTCGGAGGACATCCCCGAGGAGTTCCCCATGGACGGCGTGGGCTTTCACCCGAACTTCGAGGACGAGAACTGGACGGCCTACGAGGACCACCGCGTCGAGTTCGAGCGAACGCTGGAGCCCGGCGAGGAGATCGTCACGGTCTACGGCATCCGCGTGGACAGCGCCGACGAGGTCGAACCGTTCCTCACCGAACCGACGATCGCCGACGTGCGCTCGGCGGACGGCGCGGCCGACGGGACGGCGGACATCGACGAGATAACCGACGAGGAGAGCGACCAGGCGGTCAAGAACATGATCGCCGGCGAGGACGACAGCGTTCCCGGCCTCGACGATACGGACGCCGAGGCTGCGGACGACGAGGCCGACGCGGACGACGGCGACGACTCAGGCGGACTCGACCTCGACCTGGGCGACGTCGACACCGATCCGGACCCCGACACGGGCGACGAAGCCGACGCCACCGAGGCGGACGACGGCGACGACGAACCGGAGATCGACCTCGGCTTCGGCGACGAGGAGATCCCGGACGAGGAGTCCGACCCCGACGTGGCCGACGATAGCCCCGAGATCGACCTGGCGCTCGGGGACGAAAGCGAGGACGAGGACGACGCGGTGACCGTCGGGGCCGAGGACGAGCCCGAGGCGGCGGACGACGACGCCGAGGAGAGCATCGACCTCGACCTCGAAGCGGCCGCCGAGGAGGTCGACATCGGCGACTCGGACGACGACGCAACCGAGTCAGACGCCACGACGGCCGCCGACGAGCCCGAGACCCCGGCCGTCGAGGACGAGTCCGACGAAGTCGAGGCCGAGACGGCCGATTCGGACGAGCCGGTTGCAGCCGACGCAGCCGAGGCGGAGACGGACGACGCGACCGACGCTGCGGAAGCCGACACGGCCGAGACGGTTGCCGCCGACGCGGCCGAGGCGGACGCAGCCGAGACGACAGATGCGGACGCCGACGACGCGTTCGCCGCCGAAGCCGACGACGACGTGGACGAAGACGAAGCCGACGAACCGGCCGCCGACGAGTCCGAACCGGCGACCGAGGCGGAGCCGGTCGCGGCCGAACCCGCCGAAGCGACCGACGACGAACCGGCCGAATCGGCGGTCGACGCCGAACCCGTCGAGCCGGCAGCCGAGGCAGATGCGACCGCTGCGGCAGCCGAGACGGACGAGCCAGAGTCCGAAACGGCCGAGACGGACGAACCGGAGTCCGAGGCCGACGTGCCGGCGGACGACGGGACGGACACGGAGCCCGCAGTCGAGGAGCCGGCCGAGGCCGACGAACCCGAGACCGAACCGGCGACGGAAGCGGACGCGGACGAGCCAGCGGCCGACGTGTCCGACGCGGACGAAGCCGTGGCGGACGATTCCGCACCCGAGGAACCGGTAGCGGAGGCGGATGCGTCCGTCGAGGACGCCGACGAGGATGCGGACGAGGAAACGGCCGACAACGTTGCAGTGACGGCCGACGCCGACGCGGAGCCGACCGACGACGCAACGGCGGACGCGACCGCCGCGGCGGCCGAGGGCGGCGTCGCGGCCGCGCTGGCGACCGAACTCCGCGAAGGCCGGGTCTCAGAGGACGACAAGGCCGTGCTCCGCGAGGAACTCGACGCGGAGCTTTCCAGCGCCGACGCCGCGCGGATCGACCACCTCCGGTCGCAGGTCGACGACCTCGCGGCGTACACCGACGCCCTGGAGGAGTTCCTCGACGAGGAGGGGACCGGCGAGGAGATCATCGACGGGTTCCAGGAGCAGGTCGAGGAGATGCGCACCGAACTCGACGACCTCGCCGCGACGGCGGACGACAACGCCGCGGAACTCGACGAACTGGGCGGGTCGCTCGCCGAAACGAACGACCGGGTCGACGCAGTCGACGACAGGGTCGGCGAGGTCCGGTCGGACGTGGAGGCGGCGATCGACGACGCACGCGACGACCTCCAGTCGGAGATCGAGGCTGCGCGTGAGGACCTCCGGAGCGAGGTTGCGGACGCCCGCGAGGAGGTCGAATCGGAGATCGACGAGACTCGTGACGACCTCGAATCCGAGGTCGCGGACGTGCGCGAGGAGATCGACGAGGCTCGCTCGGACCTGCAGTCCGACGTGGACGACGTCGCCGACCGCGTCGAGGAAACGGAGATGCAGGTCGAGGCCCTCGAAACCGCAGTCGACGGCGTGGTGGACAACGTGCAGGTCGTCGAGGCCGAACTCGACGCCCTGGACGACACGGTCGCCGACGTCGACGACGACCTCTCCGCGGTCGAGGACGAGGTGGAGGGCGTCTCGGCGGATGTCTCGGAACTCGACGAGGAACTCGCCGACCTCCGCGAGACCGTCGAGGAGATCCAGGCGTGGCGCGACCAGCTCGGCGAGATGTTCTCGGGCTGA
- a CDS encoding MBL fold metallo-hydrolase — translation MTVSDWGDWLPRAVEDADPDTVAVWYLGCNGFVLKGSEGTTLFVDPYVGLGDPPRTIRMIPVPFDPADVTEADAVLATHEHTDHVHGPSQAPILETTGATLYAPDDSLAVAREDEDWQADHDIDDDQFAEVAAGDTVEIGEFTVHVEPAHDPDATHPVSYVFEHDAGTLFHGGDTKPSDEFARIGETHDIDLGILAFGTVGNVPDKETREPVRTRWYNDENQIIEAASDLRIDRLVPSHWDMWKGLTADPTALHHHANSFDYPTDLEIVEIGDRIDL, via the coding sequence ATGACAGTGAGCGACTGGGGCGACTGGCTGCCCCGTGCTGTGGAGGACGCCGACCCTGACACCGTCGCCGTCTGGTATCTCGGCTGCAACGGCTTCGTCCTGAAAGGCAGCGAGGGGACGACCCTGTTCGTCGACCCGTACGTCGGTCTCGGCGACCCGCCCCGGACGATCCGGATGATCCCGGTGCCGTTCGACCCGGCTGACGTGACCGAGGCCGACGCCGTCCTCGCCACGCACGAACACACCGACCACGTTCACGGACCGAGCCAGGCCCCCATTCTCGAAACGACCGGCGCAACGCTGTACGCCCCCGACGACAGCCTCGCCGTCGCGCGCGAGGACGAGGACTGGCAGGCCGACCACGACATCGACGACGACCAGTTCGCCGAAGTCGCGGCGGGCGACACCGTCGAGATCGGCGAGTTCACGGTTCACGTCGAGCCGGCTCACGACCCCGACGCGACTCACCCCGTGAGCTACGTGTTCGAACACGACGCCGGCACGCTGTTCCACGGCGGCGACACCAAGCCCAGCGACGAGTTCGCCCGGATCGGCGAGACGCACGATATCGACCTGGGGATCCTCGCGTTCGGGACGGTCGGCAACGTGCCGGACAAGGAGACCCGCGAGCCGGTCCGAACGCGCTGGTACAACGACGAGAACCAAATCATCGAGGCCGCGAGCGACCTCCGGATCGACCGGCTGGTGCCGAGCCACTGGGACATGTGGAAGGGGCTCACCGCGGACCCGACGGCGCTCCACCACCACGCCAATAGCTTCGACTACCCGACCGACCTCGAGATCGTCGAGATCGGCGACCGGATCGACCTGTAG
- a CDS encoding DUF7120 family protein — protein sequence MPKVEINIPEHLEMQVAQMVEQGEFVNREEAVEELLSTGMKAYKTSGPMDDDQDHGLEDDGMMGHEDEYVF from the coding sequence ATGCCGAAAGTAGAGATCAATATCCCCGAACATCTCGAGATGCAGGTCGCCCAGATGGTCGAACAGGGCGAGTTCGTGAACCGTGAGGAAGCAGTCGAGGAGTTGTTGTCGACGGGCATGAAGGCCTACAAGACGAGCGGCCCGATGGACGACGACCAGGACCACGGGCTCGAAGACGACGGCATGATGGGCCACGAAGACGAGTACGTCTTTTAA